A genomic region of Rhipicephalus sanguineus isolate Rsan-2018 chromosome 1, BIME_Rsan_1.4, whole genome shotgun sequence contains the following coding sequences:
- the LOC119371621 gene encoding E3 SUMO-protein ligase ZBED1, which yields MQERHTGENIMQRMQEVIAVWKLDGKVTAVVTDNASNGIKAVNALRDILEPNDVTCSAHSLHLSIKKALSDKEIDGLCQKSGKLVAHFRHSTIASDQLTRRQELLGLPTERLTQSCPTRWSSTYLMLAKLIKHRPAIQSVLADRAIVTANSAQNLEISQQEWNVITELCEVLEPLQLATNILCSDTVSSVSMVRPVMKALIKKLEPQTSGDHLVENFKEIIRLEISRRFSLDWDAQPTSVSARQRASFLDPRYKSLQYEVPGAREAIRANVREMLDDLATSDDQSGTDTTQTEATALDILFDAQPRVCGLSTQFEAYLSEPEIGHNSDALKWWKDHESKFPRLAELAKKYMCIPASSASSERVFSSAGNIITAKRSSLLPENVS from the coding sequence atgcaagagcgGCACACGGGAGAAAACATCATGCAGCGAATGCAAGAAGTCATCGCGGTGTGGAAGTTGGATGGCAAGGTGACGGCTGTTGTCACTGATAACGCATCTAACGGCATTAAAGCAGTCAATGCACTGCGAGACATTTTAGAGCCGAATGACGTGACCTGCTCTGCCCACAGTCTCCACCTGAGCATCAAGAAGGCACTGTCCGACAAGGAAATCGATGGCCTCTGCCAGAAAAGCGGAAAACTGGTCGCCCACTTCAGGCATTCGACCATCGCCAGCGACCAGTTGACTAGGCGACAGGAGCTGCTCGGCTTACCAACAGAGCGCCTGACGCAAAGCTGCCCGACAAGATGGAGCTCTACTTACCTAATGCTCGCAAAGCTCATCAAGCACCGGCCTGCCATTCAAAGTGTTCTTGCTGACCGAGCAATTGTCACGGCAAATTCAGCGCAGAATCTTGAGATCAGTCAGCAAGAATGGAATGTCATCACTGAACTTTGTGAGGTGCTTGAGCCTCTTCAGCTTGCAACTAACATTCTCTGCAGCGACACAGTGTCCTCTGTCTCCATGGTTCGGCCAGTGATGAAAGCTTTAATAAAAAAACTAGAACCTCAGACCTCTGGCGACCATCTAGTCGAGAATTTCAAAGAAATAATTCGGCTCGAGATATCCCGCCGATTCTCCTTGGACTGGGACGCCCAACCGACATCGGTGTCTGCACGCCAGAGAGCATCTTTTCTCGATCCAAGGTACAAAAGCCTCCAGTATGAGGTACCAGGCGCCCGGGAGGCAATCCGTGCCAATGTTCGAGAAATGCTTGACGACTTGGCAACTTCGGATGACCAAAGCGGGACAGACACTACCCAGACCGAAGCCACAGCACTGGACATATTGTTCGATGCACAGCCTCGCGTTTGTGGCCTGTCAACTCAGTTTGAAGCGTATCTCTCAGAGCCTGAGATAGGACATAACTCGGACGCACTGAAATGGTGGAAGGACCATGAGTCCAAATTTCCACGGCTTGCGGAACTTGCAAAAAAGTACATGTGCATCCCAGCCTCATCCGCAAGTTCGGAGCGCGTATTTTCATCGGCTGGAAATATCATCACTGCCAAACGGAGCTCCCTTCTACCGGAAAATGTGAGCTGA